In Listeria monocytogenes, the following proteins share a genomic window:
- the proC gene encoding pyrroline-5-carboxylate reductase: MKKIGFIGAGNMGTAMIRGLAQANLDNKEAIIVSGRNLEKLKPLEAEFPGLQITTDTGKLAEQADIIILAVKPYTIPEILTTLKEKLTPDKIIISVAAGVTIQDLEELTSAKTKIVRVMPNTPALVGEAMSSISPNANVTSEEIKEVTAIFTSFGEAEVVAENLMDAVIGVSGSSPAYVYMFIEALADGAVLSGMPRDKAYKFAAQAVLGAAKTVLETGEHPGKLKDMVTSPGGTTIEAVKSLENDGFRSAVINAVQAAAKKNSSM; this comes from the coding sequence ATGAAGAAAATCGGCTTTATTGGCGCAGGGAATATGGGAACTGCAATGATTCGAGGCTTAGCACAAGCAAACTTAGACAACAAAGAAGCAATCATTGTTAGTGGTCGCAATCTCGAAAAACTGAAACCACTGGAAGCGGAATTTCCCGGCCTGCAAATAACAACGGACACAGGAAAACTCGCGGAACAAGCAGATATCATTATTTTGGCGGTGAAACCTTATACTATCCCAGAAATTTTGACTACACTAAAAGAGAAGCTAACACCTGATAAAATCATTATTTCTGTAGCAGCTGGCGTAACTATCCAAGATTTAGAAGAACTCACTTCCGCAAAAACAAAAATTGTTCGTGTGATGCCAAATACACCAGCACTTGTCGGTGAAGCAATGTCTTCTATCTCGCCAAATGCTAATGTAACATCCGAAGAAATTAAAGAAGTGACAGCTATTTTCACTAGTTTTGGAGAAGCAGAAGTCGTTGCCGAAAACTTGATGGATGCAGTTATTGGTGTCAGCGGCTCTTCGCCAGCTTATGTTTATATGTTCATAGAAGCTTTAGCAGACGGCGCAGTGCTAAGTGGCATGCCTCGCGATAAAGCATATAAATTCGCCGCACAAGCTGTGCTAGGTGCCGCAAAAACGGTTCTGGAAACAGGTGAACATCCCGGTAAACTTAAAGATATGGTTACTTCTCCAGGTGGAACTACCATTGAAGCAGTAAAATCACTAGAAAATGATGGTTTCCGTTCTGCTGTTATCAATGCTGTTCAAGCTGCTGCAAAGAAAAATAGTTCTATGTAA
- a CDS encoding PTS sugar transporter subunit IIA produces the protein MIVSEEQLFLNQHLSTKEEVLAFIADKAAEIGITTNSAQVERDLWAREKEYATAVQQLIAIPHAKTEAISEAKLLFIRLVEPIDWESKEGFKAQAIFAILVPASEASQQHLKILSSVAVNLLEEAFQEQILTIKTEHELMDYLKDNLEGELI, from the coding sequence ATGATAGTATCGGAAGAACAATTATTTTTAAATCAGCATCTAAGCACAAAAGAAGAAGTGCTAGCTTTTATTGCAGACAAGGCGGCTGAAATCGGTATCACGACGAATTCGGCACAAGTAGAGCGAGACTTATGGGCTCGCGAAAAAGAATACGCAACAGCAGTACAACAATTAATCGCTATTCCACATGCGAAAACAGAGGCAATATCAGAAGCAAAACTGCTTTTCATTCGTCTCGTTGAACCGATTGATTGGGAGTCAAAAGAAGGTTTTAAGGCACAAGCCATTTTTGCGATATTAGTTCCAGCTAGTGAGGCCAGCCAGCAACATCTGAAAATTTTATCCAGTGTGGCTGTGAATTTACTAGAAGAAGCATTTCAAGAACAAATTTTAACCATTAAAACGGAACACGAACTGATGGATTACTTGAAAGATAATTTGGAAGGAGAATTGATATGA
- a CDS encoding NlpC/P60 family protein, with protein MKIIATRRKIFFAFIALMISFSVLFLPTTNASAATTYKMTTTADVNVRTADNTKGKVIGFYKKGTTVTFTAKTNNNWYKTTYNGKVGYVSGKCLTTYKAPVATTQSFAALNNEARKHLGKRYKIGATGPSCFDCSGYTQYVYSKGVKKAIPRTAKQQYASAKKIKASELKNGDLIFFNYGKGIAHVGIYVGNGKMLNAQNNGVKYDSITSGYWKKYIAGYGRVANLK; from the coding sequence TTGAAAATAATAGCAACGAGAAGAAAGATTTTTTTTGCGTTTATAGCTTTAATGATTTCTTTTTCAGTACTATTTTTACCAACAACTAACGCATCAGCAGCAACTACTTACAAGATGACTACAACAGCTGATGTAAATGTTCGCACAGCAGACAATACTAAAGGAAAAGTCATCGGTTTTTACAAAAAGGGTACAACGGTTACTTTCACTGCAAAAACAAATAATAACTGGTACAAAACAACATACAACGGTAAAGTAGGATATGTTTCAGGTAAATGTTTAACTACATACAAAGCACCTGTTGCAACAACACAAAGTTTTGCCGCATTAAATAACGAAGCAAGAAAACATCTTGGCAAACGTTACAAAATTGGCGCTACTGGCCCAAGTTGTTTTGATTGTTCCGGTTACACACAATACGTATACTCAAAAGGCGTAAAAAAAGCAATTCCGCGTACAGCAAAGCAACAATATGCTTCCGCTAAGAAAATTAAAGCTAGCGAACTAAAAAACGGAGACTTAATTTTCTTCAATTATGGCAAAGGTATTGCACATGTTGGGATTTACGTTGGAAACGGCAAAATGCTTAATGCGCAAAATAACGGCGTAAAATACGACTCCATCACATCTGGCTATTGGAAAAAATACATTGCTGGATATGGTCGGGTAGCAAACTTAAAATAA
- a CDS encoding DUF4064 domain-containing protein — translation MNRQTEFTLLIVGASLSILVFLGAVFYSLIFGVNTLMVTDTFGYYSSSEEAIVLGIITFFSIIAAFFALLSAVFGFIGAFKIKSNGPKAKQLGVCFIILGGLQVFTIHGILFLIAGILTVTKKEYKTISKEDEGTKWE, via the coding sequence ATGAACAGACAAACAGAATTTACATTACTTATCGTAGGGGCATCTTTAAGCATCTTAGTATTTCTAGGGGCAGTATTTTATTCCTTAATTTTTGGAGTTAATACACTAATGGTAACAGATACTTTTGGTTATTATAGTAGCTCAGAAGAAGCAATTGTACTTGGAATAATTACATTCTTTTCTATAATTGCTGCATTTTTTGCACTCTTATCAGCAGTTTTTGGTTTCATTGGTGCATTTAAAATTAAAAGTAACGGACCAAAAGCAAAACAATTGGGCGTTTGCTTTATTATTTTAGGTGGATTACAAGTATTCACTATTCACGGAATTTTATTTTTGATTGCAGGTATTTTAACAGTTACAAAAAAAGAATACAAAACAATTTCTAAAGAAGATGAGGGGACAAAATGGGAATGA
- a CDS encoding PTS fructose transporter subunit IIC, whose product MKGKLNEAKDHLMSGISYALPVIIAGSLVVAVAKLIGIIGGVTNLDAYADASGFYHYVYLFQNVGWAAIGLLNLVLAGYIAYSIAGKPALAAGFVGGVLATSTNAGFLGAVVAGFFAGWLTNWVKKHVRITGPAASSLPLIILPLITVGATGILMSLILGGPLGWLNQTLLDWVTEMCKNDTNVIILALILGAMIGFDLGGPVNKAAWMAGNALFMSGIYLPSIMINVAICIPPLGYGIATLLRKKNYSTTFKEAGNGALIMGLIGVTEGAIPFTLRSPGKLIPLNVIACAIGSAVTMGLGAYVKMPPIGGMYGFFTIGNGWAYLVGGLVGAFIIGICANLFVNFTEEETAAADDAVDDIDISFDEIEIK is encoded by the coding sequence ATGAAAGGGAAATTAAACGAAGCAAAAGACCACTTAATGTCGGGTATATCCTATGCGCTACCAGTCATTATCGCAGGTTCACTTGTTGTAGCTGTTGCAAAATTGATTGGGATTATCGGCGGGGTAACAAATCTGGATGCTTATGCTGATGCAAGCGGATTTTATCATTATGTTTATCTATTTCAAAATGTAGGTTGGGCGGCAATTGGCTTACTTAACTTAGTACTTGCGGGATATATTGCTTATTCAATCGCTGGAAAACCTGCTCTTGCTGCTGGTTTTGTCGGCGGGGTCCTTGCTACTAGTACAAATGCTGGTTTCTTAGGTGCTGTTGTTGCAGGTTTCTTCGCAGGTTGGTTAACAAACTGGGTGAAAAAACATGTTCGAATCACTGGACCTGCTGCAAGTTCTTTACCACTAATTATTTTGCCACTTATCACAGTTGGTGCCACGGGGATACTGATGTCACTAATTCTCGGCGGACCACTTGGCTGGTTAAACCAAACGTTACTTGATTGGGTAACTGAAATGTGTAAAAACGATACAAACGTCATTATTCTAGCACTTATTTTAGGAGCAATGATTGGATTTGACCTTGGTGGACCTGTAAACAAAGCTGCTTGGATGGCTGGGAACGCGCTATTTATGAGTGGGATTTATCTACCTTCAATCATGATCAACGTCGCAATTTGCATTCCGCCACTTGGCTACGGAATCGCAACACTTTTACGCAAAAAGAATTATTCTACTACATTCAAAGAAGCTGGAAATGGTGCGTTAATCATGGGGTTAATTGGGGTCACGGAAGGTGCGATTCCATTTACACTGCGTAGCCCTGGTAAATTAATTCCGCTAAATGTAATTGCCTGCGCGATTGGTAGTGCTGTAACGATGGGACTTGGCGCTTATGTGAAAATGCCGCCGATTGGTGGAATGTACGGTTTCTTCACTATTGGTAACGGCTGGGCTTACTTGGTTGGTGGTCTAGTTGGCGCATTTATTATCGGAATTTGTGCGAACTTATTCGTCAATTTCACAGAAGAAGAAACAGCTGCTGCAGACGATGCTGTGGATGATATCGATATTAGTTTTGATGAAATAGAGATTAAATAA
- a CDS encoding transcription antiterminator has protein sequence MGYFAYKRLETLYGMLLDAGSHLSAQKLSQELHISERTIRTDIAKLTEFLENHGATITLTRGAGYKIEIQDQAAFQAFQTEKNKPKNADYFDLDNPEERVKYEIFLLLSSADYIKLEDLADTIFASRATISNDMKQVRKVIASYGLSLISKPGSGVKIIGDEAKMRYALTALIASKNTPESYLETFFEWHKQKDKLQKLMTAVTDYFFATNIRFTDEALQNLLLHMMILVERIELGYTLEEFELTDVSEEEIVIADKLATILESLFEIEIADADKNYLLLQIASKRILNVDDKEISEFDDYAYIEGMLNRIESHYFYHLQDDMQLKKDLVAHIHSMLYRVKYHMTVKNPMTEHIKRYYPLAYEITLDAVESLKKDYPYDINQNELAYLALHIGASLERNYQISYYRHKSALIVCGSGFGTARIVEAKVKSAVSNLDITKVVSIQEYNRFIHIEEDIILSTVRIPEKNKPVIKISNIPTTEELKMLGAIIQEQTDPNRGFLSNFFTADFFARSNMTSKTAILEEMVNSLEQQNIVGEDFLRSVLEREKLGSTVLGTGIAIPHPLGLMAKETKIVIRILDKPIKWDQKQSVRAVFLLCISKNDYEEAINIYELLVELVREEYGEKLSGLTDFYSFTALANDILKKK, from the coding sequence ATGGGATATTTCGCTTATAAACGTTTGGAAACACTATATGGCATGCTCCTTGATGCGGGTAGCCACTTATCAGCTCAGAAACTCAGCCAAGAATTACATATTTCCGAACGAACGATACGCACAGATATTGCTAAATTAACCGAGTTTCTCGAAAATCATGGAGCAACCATAACACTTACTCGAGGTGCGGGATACAAAATTGAAATCCAAGATCAAGCTGCCTTTCAAGCTTTCCAGACTGAAAAAAACAAACCTAAAAACGCCGACTATTTTGATTTAGATAACCCCGAAGAACGTGTGAAATACGAGATTTTCTTGCTGTTATCAAGCGCCGACTATATCAAATTGGAAGACTTAGCGGATACAATCTTTGCCAGCCGCGCAACCATTTCCAATGATATGAAACAAGTTAGAAAAGTAATTGCGTCATATGGTTTATCGCTTATCTCAAAACCAGGCAGTGGCGTGAAAATTATCGGCGATGAAGCAAAAATGCGCTATGCCTTAACAGCACTAATCGCTTCCAAAAATACACCAGAATCATACTTAGAAACTTTTTTCGAATGGCATAAACAAAAAGACAAACTCCAAAAATTAATGACAGCTGTGACCGATTATTTCTTTGCAACCAATATTCGCTTCACAGACGAAGCACTTCAAAATTTACTTTTACATATGATGATTTTAGTGGAACGAATTGAACTCGGATATACGTTGGAAGAGTTTGAATTAACGGATGTTAGTGAAGAGGAAATCGTGATTGCAGATAAATTGGCAACTATTTTAGAATCTCTTTTTGAAATAGAGATTGCGGACGCGGACAAAAATTATTTGCTTCTCCAAATCGCCAGCAAGCGAATCCTGAACGTAGATGATAAAGAAATTAGCGAATTTGACGATTATGCTTATATTGAAGGCATGTTGAACCGTATCGAATCGCATTATTTTTATCATTTACAAGATGATATGCAACTGAAAAAGGATCTTGTTGCTCATATCCATTCCATGCTATACCGAGTGAAGTACCATATGACCGTCAAAAATCCAATGACAGAGCACATCAAACGCTATTATCCCTTAGCTTACGAAATTACGCTCGACGCAGTAGAATCACTAAAAAAAGATTATCCATATGATATTAATCAAAATGAATTAGCTTATTTAGCGCTTCATATCGGTGCATCATTAGAACGAAATTATCAAATTTCCTATTATCGGCATAAATCTGCTTTAATTGTTTGCGGATCAGGTTTTGGAACAGCGCGAATTGTAGAAGCAAAAGTAAAATCAGCAGTGAGCAATCTGGATATTACAAAAGTTGTTTCGATTCAAGAATACAACCGGTTTATTCATATAGAAGAAGATATTATTCTTTCCACTGTTAGAATACCTGAGAAAAACAAGCCAGTCATTAAAATTAGCAATATCCCAACAACGGAAGAATTGAAAATGCTTGGTGCAATTATTCAGGAACAAACGGATCCTAACCGCGGCTTTCTATCGAATTTCTTTACAGCTGATTTTTTTGCAAGAAGCAATATGACAAGCAAAACGGCAATTTTAGAAGAAATGGTCAACTCGTTGGAGCAGCAAAATATTGTTGGTGAGGATTTTCTGCGCTCTGTTCTTGAACGCGAAAAACTTGGCTCCACTGTGTTAGGGACTGGAATTGCCATACCACATCCACTTGGACTAATGGCAAAAGAAACGAAAATCGTTATTCGTATATTAGATAAACCCATCAAATGGGATCAAAAACAATCTGTTCGAGCAGTCTTTTTATTATGTATCAGTAAAAATGACTATGAAGAAGCCATTAATATTTATGAGCTCCTTGTGGAATTAGTACGTGAGGAATACGGTGAAAAATTATCAGGACTTACCGATTTTTATTCATTCACAGCTTTAGCAAATGATATTTTGAAGAAAAAGTAA
- a CDS encoding inorganic phosphate transporter yields MDTVILITVIIVIMGLAFDFINGFHDIANAVATSISTRALKPRVAIGIAAVMNFLGAISFTGVAESLTKSIVDPFSLNNGEFVVLCGLIAAVIWNLMTWLVGMPSSSSHVLIGAIAGASIASASSFSVLNWSGFTTIIIALIVSPIIGFTVGYLIYSLFKHLFHDKKLGKMNRRFRFIQIGTAAVQAYSHGTNDAQKTMGIITLALVASGLLKESAGIPFWVQVSCAASMAIGSSVGGYRIIKTVGTKIMKITPVTGVASDLSSLSVIMTATLIHLPVSTTQVIDSSIMGVGTANHKKEVNWRTGKNMVVTWFITLPLAGLLAAVVYWISAAIFL; encoded by the coding sequence ATGGATACGGTTATTTTAATAACGGTTATTATCGTTATAATGGGGTTAGCGTTTGACTTTATAAATGGATTTCATGATATTGCAAATGCTGTTGCCACAAGTATTTCAACTAGAGCTTTAAAGCCGCGAGTAGCAATTGGGATTGCAGCGGTCATGAATTTCTTGGGAGCGATTTCCTTTACAGGGGTAGCGGAATCGCTCACAAAAAGTATTGTAGATCCATTTTCGCTTAATAATGGGGAATTTGTCGTTTTATGTGGCTTAATTGCGGCTGTGATTTGGAATTTGATGACTTGGCTTGTTGGTATGCCTAGTAGTTCCTCGCACGTGCTTATCGGCGCAATAGCGGGCGCGTCGATCGCATCTGCCAGCAGTTTTAGCGTACTTAACTGGTCAGGCTTTACGACTATTATTATTGCGCTTATCGTCTCGCCAATTATCGGTTTTACCGTGGGCTACTTGATTTATTCGCTCTTTAAGCATCTTTTCCACGACAAAAAGCTTGGTAAAATGAATCGGCGCTTTCGTTTTATCCAAATTGGAACCGCTGCAGTTCAAGCATACTCACACGGCACAAATGATGCCCAAAAAACGATGGGGATTATTACGCTTGCTTTAGTTGCGAGTGGACTTTTGAAAGAGTCAGCTGGAATTCCTTTTTGGGTACAAGTAAGTTGTGCGGCATCGATGGCGATTGGCTCGTCTGTTGGTGGTTATCGAATCATCAAAACAGTAGGAACGAAAATCATGAAAATCACCCCAGTTACAGGTGTTGCGTCCGATTTAAGCTCACTTTCTGTAATTATGACAGCTACTTTGATTCATTTGCCAGTCAGCACTACGCAAGTTATTGACAGCTCGATTATGGGTGTTGGAACAGCTAACCATAAAAAAGAAGTCAATTGGCGTACGGGGAAAAATATGGTTGTAACTTGGTTTATCACGTTACCACTAGCTGGACTTTTAGCGGCAGTGGTATACTGGATATCAGCAGCTATTTTTTTATAA
- the mngB gene encoding mannosylglycerate hydrolase produces the protein MAKTKVHVIPHSHWDREWYFTSSRSTIYLVKHLKEVIETLEAKDDYHFYLMDAQSSLIEDYLRYCPEDKTRLEKLITEKRLITGPWYTQTDQLVISQESIVRNLLYGTRIAREMGHSMAVGYVPDAFGQGGNMPQIYKEFGISKFLFWRGVADNRLKQTEFIWRGDDGTEMLAEQIPFGYYYGANIPENEAELKTYLNEQIGALEEKASTQNVYFPNGLDQAPVRKNLPELVAKFNEIDSTREYQIASPETFFADLEKDVTDLPVIAGELTEGKHSRLHKSIFSTRADLKQANNEIENFLSNVLEPVLSISYSLGNRYPHNELAEIWKLMFENAAHDSIGGCNSDTTNRDVKHRYKLASDLATNLLDLNMRLISEKIEQKQPFQFTVFNPLPYEKSGVIKMTAYIPEDNFTVEDAQGNTLLYTILEKTDLTEYVLNQHIDLNPSKPVYLPEKVFLATMLVNVNSLPALGYDTIYFNLEKETVAQEPTQSTATKIENEFYEIHLADNHSLTIHDKKADRTYTDQMIFVENGDDGDSYNYSPPRKDLVISSKEAVVNSVESSVSSVNQTLTISFTLNVPYNLEERANGEKNNEMTIKTVISLRKNEELIRFDVQVANHVLSHRLCVTFATEIASKFSTADQLFAPIKRPVRLPEMDVWEAEEWQEAPISIEAMQSFVSLHDESHGVAVMTEGVREYEIIGENYDTISLTLFRTFSHMGKTDLLYRPGRASGESIVATPDAQLLGEINATFALTLFESSFDEANIAKKAKEYLSNPPVYQMSDFLNGRLIYVYRDEEKTLDATYSLGLPTIDGAIISAVKKAEDSDAFITRFFNPYLQKEITVPEIFQGKERHLDESESNNKQATLKHAKVQTYLFKK, from the coding sequence ATGGCTAAAACGAAAGTACACGTAATTCCGCATTCGCACTGGGATAGAGAATGGTATTTCACTTCAAGCCGTTCAACAATCTATTTAGTGAAGCATTTAAAAGAAGTAATTGAAACATTGGAAGCAAAAGACGATTACCATTTTTACTTAATGGATGCGCAAAGCTCGTTAATAGAAGATTATTTGCGCTACTGCCCGGAAGATAAAACAAGATTAGAAAAACTGATTACTGAAAAACGCCTTATTACTGGACCTTGGTATACACAAACGGACCAATTAGTCATTTCACAAGAGTCAATCGTTAGAAACTTGTTATATGGTACGAGAATTGCACGCGAAATGGGACATAGCATGGCTGTCGGTTATGTCCCGGATGCATTCGGACAAGGCGGGAACATGCCACAAATTTATAAAGAATTTGGAATTTCAAAGTTTCTGTTTTGGCGCGGAGTTGCCGATAATCGCTTAAAACAAACCGAATTTATCTGGCGCGGTGATGATGGGACGGAAATGCTAGCAGAGCAAATTCCGTTTGGCTATTACTACGGCGCGAACATTCCGGAAAACGAAGCCGAACTTAAAACCTATTTGAATGAGCAAATTGGTGCTCTGGAAGAGAAAGCCTCAACTCAAAATGTCTATTTCCCAAATGGCTTAGACCAAGCGCCAGTTAGGAAAAATTTGCCAGAATTAGTTGCGAAATTCAATGAAATAGATAGCACTCGGGAATACCAAATCGCATCACCAGAAACATTTTTCGCGGATTTAGAAAAAGATGTGACCGATTTGCCAGTCATTGCTGGTGAACTAACAGAAGGAAAACATAGTCGGCTGCACAAATCGATTTTCTCTACTCGAGCTGATTTAAAACAAGCAAATAATGAAATCGAAAACTTTTTAAGTAATGTATTAGAGCCGGTTCTTTCCATCAGCTACTCACTTGGAAATCGCTATCCGCATAATGAACTCGCAGAAATTTGGAAGCTGATGTTTGAAAATGCTGCACATGATAGCATTGGCGGCTGTAATAGTGATACAACCAACCGCGACGTCAAACATCGTTACAAATTGGCTTCGGATTTAGCAACCAATTTACTTGATTTAAACATGCGCCTAATCAGCGAAAAAATCGAACAAAAACAGCCGTTCCAATTCACTGTTTTCAACCCACTTCCATACGAAAAAAGTGGCGTTATCAAAATGACCGCATATATTCCAGAAGACAATTTCACTGTAGAAGATGCGCAAGGAAACACGCTTCTATACACGATTCTAGAAAAAACAGACTTAACCGAATACGTCTTGAATCAACATATCGACCTAAACCCAAGCAAACCCGTCTATTTACCAGAAAAAGTCTTTTTAGCAACGATGCTCGTAAATGTAAATAGTCTTCCAGCGCTAGGCTATGACACCATCTACTTTAATTTAGAAAAGGAAACCGTAGCGCAAGAACCAACACAATCCACTGCTACAAAAATTGAAAACGAATTTTATGAAATCCATTTGGCGGACAATCATTCACTAACAATTCATGACAAAAAAGCAGACAGAACCTACACAGATCAAATGATTTTTGTGGAAAATGGCGACGATGGCGATTCTTACAACTATTCTCCGCCACGTAAAGACCTCGTAATTTCATCAAAAGAAGCAGTCGTAAATAGTGTGGAGTCTAGTGTATCAAGTGTCAATCAAACTTTAACTATTTCCTTCACGTTAAATGTACCGTATAATTTAGAAGAACGTGCAAATGGTGAAAAAAATAACGAAATGACTATTAAAACAGTAATTTCTTTACGCAAAAACGAAGAACTCATTCGCTTTGATGTCCAAGTTGCTAACCACGTATTAAGCCACCGCTTATGCGTCACATTTGCAACCGAAATTGCTAGCAAATTCTCAACAGCTGATCAATTGTTTGCTCCAATCAAGCGCCCGGTTCGCCTTCCAGAAATGGATGTATGGGAAGCGGAAGAATGGCAAGAGGCACCGATTTCAATTGAAGCAATGCAAAGTTTTGTGAGCTTGCACGATGAGTCGCATGGGGTTGCAGTAATGACAGAAGGCGTGCGCGAATATGAAATCATTGGCGAAAATTATGATACGATTTCGCTAACCTTATTCCGCACATTCAGCCATATGGGTAAAACTGATTTACTATATCGTCCTGGTCGCGCTTCCGGTGAGTCAATCGTTGCGACACCAGACGCACAACTGCTTGGCGAAATAAATGCCACATTTGCGCTAACTTTATTCGAAAGCTCTTTTGACGAAGCGAATATCGCGAAAAAAGCAAAAGAATACTTATCAAATCCACCAGTTTACCAAATGTCAGACTTTCTAAATGGCCGGTTGATTTATGTTTACCGTGACGAAGAAAAAACACTGGATGCCACTTATAGCCTCGGACTTCCGACAATAGACGGAGCGATTATTAGTGCAGTGAAAAAAGCCGAAGACAGCGATGCCTTCATTACACGCTTTTTCAATCCATATTTACAAAAAGAAATCACGGTTCCAGAAATTTTCCAAGGCAAAGAACGTCACTTGGACGAAAGCGAGTCAAATAATAAACAAGCGACATTAAAACATGCCAAAGTACAAACGTATTTATTTAAAAAGTAA
- a CDS encoding N-acetyltransferase — protein sequence MEYKIKEISLEELEPRVIEGLLEHKERLGYDIPKSDAVHIGFAALNESGEIVGGVTAKISYGELHVSLLSVDQNTQGSGVGSELMAQIERYGRANNCHHISLTTFSYQAPEFYKKCGFTELGRVKDFPIKGEEKFFFIKYL from the coding sequence ATGGAATATAAAATAAAAGAAATATCACTGGAAGAACTTGAACCACGCGTAATAGAAGGACTATTGGAACATAAAGAACGGCTAGGCTATGATATCCCAAAAAGCGATGCCGTACATATTGGTTTTGCCGCATTAAACGAATCCGGTGAAATAGTTGGAGGAGTAACAGCGAAAATCAGCTATGGAGAATTACATGTTTCGCTTCTTTCGGTTGATCAAAATACACAAGGATCAGGTGTGGGGTCAGAATTAATGGCACAAATAGAAAGATATGGTAGAGCGAATAACTGCCACCATATCTCATTAACAACATTCAGTTACCAAGCTCCAGAATTTTATAAAAAATGCGGTTTTACTGAGCTTGGACGTGTGAAAGACTTTCCTATAAAAGGGGAAGAAAAGTTTTTCTTTATTAAATATTTATAG
- a CDS encoding SRPBCC family protein has product MNEAIERRDDGVTVVSFEVEISAPIQEVFVLLTTNDGLAKWFDELEVGELGADGYLLFIMTPEEKITMPIRAFEPNRKIAFQWDQDEVAFELNEIAAEKTKLTFTEQLTTITEHSPRDISGWHICLKKLQASAEGKTYDFDKAAFETLFAKYQKALNSEK; this is encoded by the coding sequence ATGAACGAGGCAATCGAACGACGAGACGATGGCGTAACAGTAGTTAGTTTCGAAGTAGAAATTAGCGCACCGATTCAGGAAGTTTTTGTTTTATTAACGACAAACGACGGACTGGCAAAATGGTTTGATGAACTAGAAGTAGGTGAACTGGGCGCAGATGGCTATCTCCTTTTTATCATGACTCCAGAAGAAAAAATTACTATGCCAATTCGTGCATTTGAACCTAACCGAAAAATTGCTTTCCAGTGGGATCAAGATGAAGTGGCCTTTGAATTAAATGAAATCGCAGCAGAGAAAACAAAACTGACTTTCACAGAACAACTTACAACTATTACCGAACATAGCCCAAGAGATATTTCCGGTTGGCATATTTGTTTGAAAAAATTACAAGCGAGCGCAGAAGGTAAAACATACGATTTTGACAAAGCAGCGTTCGAAACACTTTTTGCCAAGTATCAAAAAGCATTAAATAGTGAAAAATAA
- a CDS encoding PTS fructose transporter subunit IIB produces the protein MKVVGVTSCIAGLAHTPMAAKALEKAGVKLGHDVKIEQQGAMGTIDEITPAEVSAADVVIIAADKVIDGEDRFKGKPVVRVKIGQCVANGEAVLSKVVAAIEARKQKEAN, from the coding sequence ATGAAAGTTGTAGGAGTTACGTCATGTATTGCAGGGCTTGCACATACACCAATGGCAGCCAAAGCACTAGAAAAAGCCGGAGTGAAATTGGGGCACGATGTCAAAATTGAGCAACAAGGTGCAATGGGGACAATTGATGAAATCACGCCAGCTGAAGTGAGCGCGGCAGATGTAGTTATCATCGCAGCAGATAAAGTAATCGACGGGGAAGATCGTTTCAAAGGAAAACCAGTCGTTCGTGTGAAAATTGGTCAATGTGTTGCGAACGGGGAAGCGGTGTTAAGTAAAGTAGTTGCAGCAATTGAAGCACGTAAACAAAAGGAGGCTAACTAA